In the Flavobacterium pallidum genome, one interval contains:
- a CDS encoding lmo0937 family membrane protein — protein sequence MGNLLYTVAVILIIIWAISFFGGYATGGIIHILLVIAIIAILLRVIQGKRPV from the coding sequence ATGGGAAATTTACTTTACACCGTAGCCGTTATCTTAATCATCATCTGGGCTATCAGTTTCTTCGGGGGATATGCCACGGGCGGAATCATCCACATCTTATTGGTTATTGCAATCATTGCAATATTGCTAAGGGTTATTCAAGGCAAAAGGCCTGTATAA
- a CDS encoding acyl-CoA dehydrogenase family protein — protein MADITEKDVTRGGQFLVKETKCDDIFTPEDFSDEQKMMRDSVKEFVDKEIWPNKDRFEKKDYTFTEECMKKAGEMGFLSVAVPEAYGGMGMGFVDTVLVCDYISGATGSFSTAFGAHTGIGTMPITLYGTEEQKQKYVPKLASGEWFGAYCLTEPGAGSDANSGKTKAVLSEDGKYYAITGQKMWISNAGFCSVFIVFARIGDDKNITGFIVENDPSNGISMNEEEHKLGIRASSTRQVFFNETKVPVENMLSERGNGFKIAMNALNVGRIKLAAACLDAQRRVTTGAIHYANERIQFNTPIANFGAIRYKLAEMATSCYAGESAAYRAAKDIENRIKSREAAGASHQEAELKGVEEYAIECSILKVAVSEDIQNCADEGIQILGGMGFSEDTPMESAWRDARISRIYEGTNEINRMLSVGMLIKKAMKGHVDLLGPAMKVQEELMGIPDFNTPDYSELFSEEKEMVSKLKKAFLMVAGGAVQKYGPDLDAHQQLLMAAADMLIEIYMAESTILRTEKNAKISGESAMPEQIAMAKLYLYKSVDIVTQKGKESIISFAEGDEQRMMLMGLRRFTKYNNMPNIVGLREQIASKLVAENHYCF, from the coding sequence ATGGCAGACATAACAGAAAAGGATGTAACCAGAGGTGGGCAATTTTTGGTAAAAGAAACCAAATGTGATGACATCTTTACTCCCGAAGATTTTTCAGACGAGCAAAAAATGATGCGTGATTCCGTAAAGGAGTTTGTCGACAAGGAAATCTGGCCCAACAAAGACCGTTTCGAAAAGAAAGATTATACGTTTACAGAAGAATGCATGAAGAAAGCTGGCGAAATGGGTTTCCTCAGTGTGGCTGTTCCTGAAGCCTACGGTGGTATGGGTATGGGATTTGTCGATACCGTTTTGGTATGCGATTATATTTCAGGTGCTACCGGGTCGTTTTCAACTGCTTTTGGTGCACATACCGGTATCGGCACTATGCCGATTACGTTGTATGGAACTGAGGAACAGAAACAAAAATATGTCCCTAAACTCGCTTCGGGTGAATGGTTTGGTGCTTATTGCCTTACGGAACCCGGCGCAGGCTCTGATGCCAATTCAGGGAAAACCAAAGCCGTTTTGTCCGAAGATGGAAAGTACTATGCTATCACGGGCCAGAAAATGTGGATTTCAAATGCCGGTTTCTGTAGTGTTTTCATCGTTTTTGCGAGAATTGGCGATGATAAGAACATCACCGGATTTATTGTAGAAAATGATCCTTCAAACGGGATTTCAATGAATGAGGAAGAACACAAACTCGGAATACGTGCTTCATCAACCCGCCAGGTGTTTTTTAATGAAACCAAAGTACCGGTTGAAAATATGCTTTCTGAAAGAGGAAATGGATTCAAGATTGCGATGAATGCCTTAAATGTCGGGAGGATCAAACTGGCTGCCGCCTGCCTCGATGCACAGCGACGCGTAACAACCGGGGCCATCCATTATGCCAACGAAAGGATACAATTCAATACTCCGATTGCGAATTTTGGTGCGATAAGATACAAACTTGCCGAAATGGCTACGAGCTGTTATGCCGGTGAAAGTGCTGCATATCGTGCTGCAAAAGATATTGAAAACCGTATCAAATCGCGTGAAGCTGCCGGTGCCTCCCATCAGGAAGCGGAATTAAAAGGTGTTGAAGAATACGCAATAGAATGTTCTATCCTTAAAGTAGCTGTTTCAGAAGACATACAGAATTGCGCCGATGAAGGCATCCAAATCCTCGGCGGAATGGGATTTTCTGAAGACACGCCGATGGAAAGTGCCTGGCGCGATGCCCGTATTTCCCGCATTTACGAAGGAACAAATGAAATCAACCGTATGCTGTCTGTCGGGATGCTGATCAAGAAAGCGATGAAAGGCCATGTAGACTTGCTTGGTCCTGCTATGAAAGTCCAGGAAGAACTGATGGGAATCCCCGATTTCAACACGCCGGATTATTCTGAATTGTTTTCGGAAGAAAAGGAAATGGTTAGCAAACTTAAGAAAGCATTCCTGATGGTTGCCGGTGGCGCCGTCCAGAAATATGGCCCGGACCTCGACGCGCACCAGCAGTTGCTTATGGCCGCTGCCGACATGCTGATTGAAATCTACATGGCTGAATCTACTATTTTACGCACAGAAAAAAATGCCAAAATTTCAGGTGAAAGTGCGATGCCTGAGCAAATCGCCATGGCCAAATTATACCTCTACAAATCCGTGGATATCGTCACGCAAAAAGGCAAGGAAAGCATCATCTCTTTTGCAGAAGGCGATGAACAACGCATGATGCTGATGGGATTGCGACGCTTTACGAAATACAACAATATGCCCAATATTGTCGGTTTACGCGAACAGATAGCTTCAAAACTCGTCGCCGAGAACCATTATTGCTTTTAA
- a CDS encoding acetyl-CoA C-acyltransferase: MKTAYIVKAYRTAVGKAPKGVFRFKRPDELAAETIQYMMNELPDFDKKRIDDVMVGNAMPEAEQGLNVARLISLMGLNIVDVPGVTVNRYCASGLETIGMATAKIQSGMADCIIAGGAESMSYIPMGGYKPTPDYGVAKNGHEDYYWGMGLTAEAVARQFNISREDQDVFAFESHQKALKAQAEGKFDKQIVPITVEQTFLNENGKKETKSYTVTKDEGPRADTNITALNNLKPVFAADGSVTAGNSSQMSDGAAFVLIMSEELVKELNITPIARLVNFASAGVEPRIMGIGPVKAIPKALKQAGMSQNDIELIELNEAFASQSLAVIRELKLNPDIINVNGGAISLGHPLGCTGAKLSVQLFDEMKRRGNKYGMVTMCVGTGQGCAGIYELL; encoded by the coding sequence ATGAAAACAGCATATATAGTTAAAGCATACCGCACAGCAGTTGGCAAAGCGCCAAAAGGCGTATTCCGTTTCAAAAGACCGGATGAACTTGCAGCAGAAACCATTCAGTACATGATGAATGAGCTTCCTGATTTCGACAAGAAAAGAATTGACGATGTCATGGTGGGCAATGCCATGCCGGAAGCAGAACAGGGATTAAACGTTGCCCGTTTGATTTCACTGATGGGATTAAATATTGTCGATGTTCCCGGTGTGACCGTCAACCGTTATTGTGCTTCAGGGCTTGAAACCATTGGAATGGCCACTGCTAAAATCCAATCCGGAATGGCCGATTGCATCATCGCAGGAGGCGCCGAAAGCATGAGTTATATTCCGATGGGCGGCTATAAACCAACACCTGATTATGGTGTTGCCAAAAACGGCCACGAAGATTATTATTGGGGTATGGGACTTACAGCAGAAGCCGTTGCCAGACAATTCAATATTTCCCGTGAAGACCAGGATGTGTTTGCATTCGAATCCCATCAGAAAGCCTTGAAAGCGCAGGCGGAAGGTAAGTTTGACAAACAGATTGTACCCATCACCGTTGAACAGACTTTCCTGAATGAAAATGGAAAGAAAGAAACCAAATCCTATACCGTTACAAAAGACGAAGGCCCTCGTGCCGATACCAATATCACAGCCTTGAATAATTTGAAACCTGTGTTTGCGGCTGACGGAAGCGTAACCGCCGGAAACTCTTCACAAATGAGTGACGGCGCGGCTTTCGTATTGATTATGAGTGAAGAACTGGTCAAAGAGTTGAACATCACTCCTATCGCCCGACTTGTCAATTTTGCTTCAGCCGGAGTCGAACCAAGAATCATGGGAATCGGTCCCGTAAAAGCTATTCCGAAAGCATTGAAGCAGGCAGGCATGTCACAGAATGACATTGAGCTGATTGAACTGAATGAGGCTTTTGCATCACAATCTTTAGCGGTAATCCGTGAGTTAAAATTAAATCCTGATATTATCAACGTCAACGGTGGTGCTATTTCATTAGGCCATCCATTAGGATGTACAGGCGCAAAACTTTCAGTACAGCTTTTCGACGAAATGAAACGCCGTGGCAATAAATACGGCATGGTAACCATGTGCGTGGGAACTGGCCAAGGTTGCGCAGGCATTTATGAACTATTATAA
- a CDS encoding 3-hydroxyacyl-CoA dehydrogenase/enoyl-CoA hydratase family protein yields MKRIIKKVAVVGSGIMGSGIACHFANIGVEVLLLDIAPNELTETETRKGLSLENKAVRNRIVNEHLANALKSRPSPIYHQKFASRITTGNTADNMKDIASADWIIEVVVERLDIKKLVFEQIEKFRKPGTLVTSNTSGIPIRFMSEGRSEDFQKHFCGTHFFNPARYLKLFEIIPGPQTSSEVLSFLNNYGEQFLGKTSVVAKDTPAFIGNRIGIFGIQSLFHLVSEMGLTIEEVDKLTGPVIGRPKSATFRTVDVVGLDTLVHVANGLYQGVPDDEAHELFKLPDFISKMMENKWFGSKTGQGFYKKVDKDILSLDLNTLEYRAVKKANFATLELTKTIDKPIDRFKVLIKGTDKAGEFYRKNFAGMFAYVSNRVPEITDDLYKIDDAMKAGFGWENGPFEIWDAIGVQKGIELIKASGLNYAKWVDDMAASGSNSFYTVKDGATYYYDLQSKTQVKKPGQDAFIILDNIRDSKKVWSNSGAIIEHLGDGILNLEFRSKMNTIGGDVLQGINKAIDLAEKEYNGLVIGNQAANFSVGANIGMIFMMAVEQEYDELNMAIKMFQDTMMRVRYSSIPVIVAPHGMTLGGGCEMSMHADKVVAAAETYIGLVEFGVGVIPGGGGSKEMTLRASDLFRKNDVELNVLQEYFLTVAMAKVSTSAHEAFDLGVLQKGKDIVVVNKDRQILEAKKQALILAEAGYTQPIQRKDIKVLGKQALGMFLVGTDQMTAGHFISDHDKKIANKLAYVMAGGDLSEPTLVSEQYLLDIEREAFLSLCTERKTLERIQFMLTKGKPLRN; encoded by the coding sequence ATGAAACGAATTATTAAAAAAGTCGCAGTCGTCGGCTCCGGCATTATGGGTTCAGGTATTGCCTGCCATTTTGCCAACATCGGCGTAGAAGTATTACTTCTTGACATCGCTCCGAATGAACTCACGGAAACAGAAACAAGGAAAGGCCTGTCACTGGAAAATAAAGCGGTACGAAACCGTATCGTCAATGAACATTTGGCGAATGCCTTAAAATCCAGGCCCTCCCCTATTTACCACCAGAAATTCGCAAGCCGCATCACGACCGGTAACACGGCCGATAACATGAAGGACATCGCTTCCGCAGATTGGATCATCGAAGTAGTGGTGGAAAGACTCGATATCAAGAAACTGGTTTTTGAGCAAATCGAGAAATTCAGGAAGCCCGGAACTCTGGTAACATCGAATACATCAGGCATTCCAATACGTTTTATGAGTGAAGGCCGGAGTGAGGACTTCCAGAAGCATTTCTGTGGCACACATTTTTTCAATCCCGCGCGTTATCTGAAACTATTTGAAATCATTCCCGGGCCGCAAACTTCATCTGAAGTGCTTTCCTTCTTAAACAATTACGGAGAACAGTTTTTAGGCAAGACTTCGGTCGTGGCCAAAGATACTCCTGCGTTTATTGGAAACCGTATCGGTATTTTCGGGATTCAGAGTTTGTTTCATCTGGTCAGCGAAATGGGACTGACCATTGAAGAAGTGGATAAATTAACCGGCCCGGTAATCGGCCGCCCGAAATCGGCAACTTTCCGTACAGTGGATGTTGTCGGCCTCGACACTTTGGTCCACGTGGCAAACGGCTTATACCAGGGTGTCCCTGATGATGAAGCGCACGAACTTTTCAAACTGCCGGATTTCATCAGTAAAATGATGGAAAACAAATGGTTTGGAAGCAAAACCGGACAGGGCTTTTACAAGAAAGTCGACAAAGATATCTTATCATTGGATTTAAATACCCTCGAATACCGCGCTGTTAAAAAAGCAAATTTCGCCACGCTGGAATTAACCAAAACCATTGACAAGCCGATAGACCGGTTTAAGGTTCTGATCAAAGGGACTGACAAAGCGGGGGAATTCTACAGGAAAAATTTCGCAGGTATGTTTGCCTATGTATCCAACCGCGTACCCGAAATCACAGATGACCTTTACAAAATCGACGATGCCATGAAAGCCGGTTTCGGTTGGGAAAACGGGCCGTTTGAAATCTGGGACGCGATCGGTGTACAAAAAGGTATCGAACTGATAAAAGCATCAGGCCTTAATTATGCAAAATGGGTAGACGATATGGCAGCTTCAGGAAGTAACAGCTTTTACACGGTGAAAGACGGGGCTACTTATTATTATGACCTGCAATCCAAAACACAGGTTAAAAAACCAGGACAGGACGCTTTTATCATTTTAGACAATATACGTGACAGTAAAAAGGTATGGAGCAATTCCGGTGCAATCATTGAACACCTTGGCGATGGCATCCTGAATCTTGAATTCCGTTCCAAGATGAATACGATTGGCGGGGATGTCCTGCAGGGAATCAACAAAGCGATCGATTTGGCCGAAAAGGAATACAATGGTTTGGTTATCGGAAATCAGGCAGCGAATTTCTCCGTTGGTGCCAATATCGGGATGATATTTATGATGGCGGTCGAGCAGGAATATGATGAACTGAATATGGCCATCAAAATGTTCCAGGATACGATGATGCGCGTACGCTATTCCTCAATTCCTGTAATCGTAGCACCACACGGAATGACTCTAGGCGGTGGCTGTGAAATGAGCATGCACGCTGATAAGGTGGTTGCTGCTGCAGAAACGTATATCGGTTTGGTGGAATTCGGTGTCGGTGTGATTCCGGGAGGTGGTGGTTCAAAGGAAATGACGTTAAGGGCTTCAGATTTATTCCGCAAAAACGATGTTGAACTGAATGTCTTACAGGAATATTTCCTCACTGTGGCTATGGCTAAAGTATCTACATCTGCTCATGAAGCTTTTGATTTAGGCGTATTGCAAAAAGGAAAAGACATTGTTGTAGTGAATAAAGACAGACAAATCCTCGAAGCAAAAAAGCAAGCATTAATTTTGGCGGAAGCCGGTTACACACAACCGATACAACGCAAAGACATCAAGGTTCTCGGCAAGCAGGCACTCGGAATGTTCCTTGTCGGAACAGACCAAATGACTGCTGGGCACTTCATTTCAGATCATGATAAAAAGATTGCCAATAAACTGGCGTATGTCATGGCTGGTGGTGACTTGTCAGAACCTACGTTGGTATCTGAACAATACTTACTTGATATTGAAAGGGAAGCCTTTTTATCGCTTTGCACAGAAAGAAAAACTTTGGAGCGTATACAATTTATGTTAACCAAAGGCAAACCATTAAGAAACTAA
- a CDS encoding MarR family winged helix-turn-helix transcriptional regulator, translated as MKEKTIDYILRATWQAVARMYNEEASKYGATMATGFALLSIDRDKGTPSTALGPKMGMEATSLTRTLKSMEEKGLIVRRKNPEDGRGVLIYLTEFGKEKRELSRNNVLKFNEAVKTRISDEQLQHFMEVAETINELILDKNIFNQDIPE; from the coding sequence ATGAAAGAAAAAACAATAGATTATATCTTAAGGGCTACATGGCAGGCAGTGGCACGCATGTATAATGAAGAGGCTTCGAAATACGGCGCAACCATGGCAACCGGTTTTGCTTTATTGAGTATTGATCGAGACAAGGGAACGCCGTCCACCGCATTAGGCCCAAAAATGGGTATGGAAGCTACAAGTTTAACCCGTACGCTGAAATCAATGGAAGAAAAAGGCCTTATTGTCCGCAGGAAAAATCCTGAAGACGGGCGCGGCGTATTGATTTACCTTACTGAATTCGGAAAAGAGAAAAGAGAACTTTCCCGAAATAATGTCCTTAAATTTAATGAAGCTGTCAAAACAAGGATTTCCGATGAACAGCTCCAGCATTTTATGGAAGTCGCTGAAACCATCAATGAACTGATCCTCGATAAAAACATTTTCAATCAAGATATTCCCGAATGA
- a CDS encoding ankyrin repeat domain-containing protein, with product MKKSIIYLGMALLSLSNVTMASESKTAVKSGFETTTYTGSPLCLAIAKGDFEVVKKFIEYGASVNETSNGMTPLMFAARYNQVEILKLLVEKGADLKAKDANGFTALKYAENSNATAAAEYLKSIAKK from the coding sequence ATGAAAAAATCGATCATTTATTTAGGAATGGCTTTATTGTCATTATCGAACGTGACCATGGCTTCTGAAAGCAAAACAGCCGTAAAATCAGGCTTTGAAACCACAACTTACACTGGTTCCCCGCTTTGCCTTGCTATTGCAAAAGGCGATTTTGAAGTCGTTAAAAAGTTCATCGAATATGGTGCAAGCGTCAATGAAACCTCAAACGGAATGACACCGTTGATGTTTGCGGCACGTTACAACCAGGTGGAAATCTTAAAATTGCTTGTAGAAAAAGGAGCCGATCTTAAAGCTAAGGATGCTAACGGATTCACTGCACTGAAATATGCTGAAAATTCTAATGCTACGGCTGCGGCAGAATATCTGAAAAGTATCGCGAAAAAATAA
- a CDS encoding M42 family metallopeptidase, producing the protein MSAKSILNDNSLEFLEKYLNNASPTGYESGGQQLWMDYLKPYVDTFITDTYGTAVGIINPEAKYKVVIEGHADEISWYVNYITDDGLIYVIRNGGSDHQIAPSKRVNIHTKNGIVKGIFGWPAIHTRNRDKEEHPKIDNLFIDIGCDKKEDVEKMGVHVGCVITYPDEFMVLNGDKFVCRAIDNRMGGFIIAEVARLLHENKKEIPFGLYITNSVQEEVGLRGAEMITNTIKPNVAIVTDVCHDTTTPMINKKIEGETRIGKGPVITYAPAVQNNLREMIITAAEDNKIPFQRLASSRVTGTDTDAFAYSNGGVASALISLPLRYMHTTVEMVHREDVENVIRLIYESLLRIDNEPTFSYFKMSGL; encoded by the coding sequence ATGAGCGCCAAAAGCATACTGAACGACAATTCCCTTGAATTCCTTGAAAAATACCTGAACAACGCCTCGCCAACCGGTTATGAATCCGGTGGGCAGCAATTGTGGATGGATTACCTGAAGCCATATGTCGACACTTTCATTACCGATACTTATGGAACCGCCGTTGGTATCATCAATCCTGAGGCGAAATATAAAGTGGTTATTGAAGGCCATGCCGATGAGATTTCGTGGTATGTCAATTATATTACTGATGATGGGCTGATTTACGTCATAAGGAATGGCGGCTCAGACCACCAGATTGCGCCTTCAAAGCGTGTTAACATCCACACCAAAAACGGTATTGTAAAAGGTATTTTCGGATGGCCGGCCATCCATACACGCAATCGCGACAAGGAAGAACATCCTAAAATCGACAACCTTTTTATAGATATTGGCTGTGATAAGAAAGAAGATGTGGAGAAAATGGGCGTACATGTGGGTTGCGTGATTACTTATCCTGATGAGTTTATGGTTTTGAACGGCGATAAATTCGTTTGCCGCGCGATTGACAACCGTATGGGCGGTTTCATAATTGCCGAGGTGGCGCGTCTTTTACATGAAAATAAGAAAGAAATACCTTTCGGGTTGTACATCACCAATTCAGTACAGGAGGAAGTAGGTTTACGCGGTGCGGAAATGATCACCAATACGATTAAACCGAACGTGGCCATCGTTACAGATGTATGCCATGACACTACCACGCCAATGATCAATAAAAAGATTGAAGGCGAAACAAGAATCGGGAAAGGACCTGTGATCACTTATGCTCCTGCTGTTCAAAACAATTTACGTGAGATGATTATTACAGCGGCCGAAGACAACAAAATTCCTTTTCAAAGGCTGGCTTCCTCGAGGGTTACCGGGACCGATACCGATGCTTTTGCCTATAGCAACGGTGGTGTAGCATCAGCATTGATTTCCTTGCCTTTGCGATACATGCATACAACTGTCGAAATGGTACATCGTGAAGATGTTGAAAACGTCATCAGGTTGATTTACGAATCATTATTGAGAATTGACAATGAACCTACGTTTTCGTATTTCAAAATGTCGGGATTGTAA
- a CDS encoding DUF4294 domain-containing protein: MKVWRFIITAFLITATAVAQEEKPDKRDDYLNQPDTISGPTISLDEVVIDTRKSKLDAEARRQFAILQRRVYKVYPYAKNTATNLTALNAGMAKLKSKKDQKKYFKIVEDYLDNQFKPQLKKLSRKDGQILVKLIYRQTGNSTYDLIREYKSGWKAFWSNNTARLFDINLKTKYQPDEVGEDYLIETILVRAFQSGRLQRQDAAFAIDLPKLKEYWSDKMSASTGE; the protein is encoded by the coding sequence ATGAAAGTATGGAGGTTTATTATTACAGCGTTTTTAATCACAGCTACAGCCGTCGCCCAGGAAGAAAAGCCAGACAAGCGTGACGACTACCTGAACCAGCCTGACACCATTTCGGGTCCGACGATCTCGCTGGATGAAGTCGTGATCGATACCAGGAAAAGCAAGCTTGATGCCGAGGCCCGCAGACAATTCGCCATACTCCAGCGCCGTGTATATAAGGTGTATCCTTATGCTAAAAATACTGCGACAAATCTCACCGCCCTCAATGCCGGCATGGCAAAGCTCAAATCTAAAAAGGACCAAAAGAAATATTTCAAGATCGTTGAGGATTATCTCGACAACCAATTCAAGCCACAACTTAAGAAGCTTTCCAGAAAAGACGGTCAGATTCTCGTAAAGCTGATCTACAGGCAAACCGGGAACAGTACCTATGACCTGATCAGGGAATACAAAAGTGGCTGGAAGGCTTTCTGGTCCAATAACACCGCAAGGCTGTTCGATATCAACCTCAAGACCAAATACCAACCTGACGAAGTCGGCGAGGATTACCTGATTGAAACCATCCTCGTGCGTGCCTTCCAAAGCGGCAGGCTGCAACGCCAGGACGCTGCTTTCGCTATCGATTTACCGAAACTTAAAGAATACTGGTCTGATAAAATGAGTGCTTCTACCGGAGAATGA